In the genome of Myxocyprinus asiaticus isolate MX2 ecotype Aquarium Trade chromosome 45, UBuf_Myxa_2, whole genome shotgun sequence, the window GGAGTGTATTTTGTGTCGCGCTCCTCGTCTCCTCCGATCAGCGCACctctttatttaaacacaatttaacaTCAAATTAAGGGTTATTTTTCTACCTCAAACACCTCAGAATGGCAGGGAACTTCTGGCAGAGTTCACACTAGTAAGTTAAGACCTGTTTAATGACATAAATGGGGGGTTTATAAATCTACTTCTAAAAGATTTGACCCCTACTGTGTTTTTGCGAAGCTGTAAGAGAAAATGCATTACAATTCTTGgatttggctgacagaagtgaaatACTTAGCAAAATATCAGTTAATGTTGTGAAAAAATAGACAGTTTTTCATTGCCTTAAATATGGCCTAAATAGTGAATCTTTGGATTTTATATGAGTTTTAGCTGACTTGTTAAGGGCTCTAAACTGGAGAAGCAGAGGAAGTTATGAATAAGCTGCATAAACGTGTCTATTATAAAAAGCAGTATCTCATTTTCAATGATATTTATAGTGGCTGTGAGTGTATTTTTGTGCTACTGTGTTggtttattatgttattatgagtgTTGAATGATGTGTAAAGTCTTTGATGTATTTGTTCTGCTATGTTGCTTTTGTGTGCTATTCTTTGATGATTTTGTTTTGAATTTAAAGTGTCTAAAGTGTGTTTGTCCTCTGTCAGTCTGCAGTGGGTTCTGGACAAACAGGATCTGATAAAGGAGAGACAGAAAGATCTCAAGTTCCTCACTGAGGAGGAGTACTGGAAGCTACAGATATTTTTTGCCAATGGTTTGTAGAGAAATCATTTATATTCTTCTTGTTAAACTCAAACAAGTTTGGCATCTGTTCTGAACAGGCCTCAGTCTTAGATAAACGTGACTGCATTTACAAACCCATCAGAGAGTTTTAGAAGAGGATCAGTCATACAAAACAAGACTAGTACAtgcaatatgaatatatatatatatatatatatatatatatatatatatatatatatatataatgtgtgtgtgtatatatgaaaATTCCATTTATCTTGAATATGGTAATGACAATTCACCTAAGGGTGCTTAAGTTAGAATTAGTGCATTGATTTTTACAGGTGGGGTGCCCATGGGGGAGTCCGTCAAGACAATTAAACCAATTTTACAGCATTATTTTGAAAAAGCaatgctaattcagagtctaaaGTAATAAATGGTTTAATCAAAAGTTAAACTGCATGTGGCCTTCAGTTTAATTTGTCATCTTCTGACAGTGATTCAAGCCTTGGGGGAACACTTAAAACTCAGGCAGCAGGTCATTGCCACGGCAACGGTCTACTTCAAACGCTTCTATGCCAGGTGAGCAGGCCGTTGGCATTGTAAGCACCTCTCTGATTTAATGGCTGATGAATGCAACGTAATTTCCACAGTGAAGACTGATACTCCGGTTCTAGATTGATAGTCCTCTTCCATTTGTTTCTAGATTTTAAGGCACTTTTTTCATGGCTTTCATTCGAATACACTTTCACACAAGAAAACTGTTATTTGTTTTTCAGGTACTCTCTGAAGAGCATAGACCCAGTGCTGATGGCCCCCACATGTGTGTTTCTGGCATCTAAAGTAGAGGTAAACAGATTGTGTCTAACCTCAGGGATTTATTTCATCAGTTGAGAGATGGATAACATttgaattttaataataataaaaaaaaatctgtctcttACAGGAATTTGGTGTTGTTTCAAACACGCGTCTTATTTCAGCGGCAACATCTGTATGTAAGTGGTTATGTTTAGCAAACTCATCAAACAGCATCAAATTACTACAGATGCCAATCAATAAAGTGCGTAAAGATTTAGTTTAACGGATTGTATTTAGATTTATCTTTTCTTTTGATGATGATCTTTGCTCATAAGAAATCAAGAGTAAATATAGAGTAAATGAGCATTCAATTAAACTCACTCTTTCAGCATAAGAAATATTTGGGAATCCCACACAAGGAAACGTATATACGGGACTAAATTCTTTTTTGGTGATCTTTTCTTTTTGGAACAGTGAAAACAAGGTTCTCCTATGCCTTTCCAAAGGAGTTCCCCTTCAGAATGAACCATGTGAGTCAAACCCTTGCACTTACCACACCAGAAGTATAATGAGACACAAATTTGGCATGTTAAAGAGTGCACGTTGAACCAGATGGCCTTGATATTGCAGTCAAAAGTGTGCCTTATTAAGAATGACAGCTTTGATTTTGGAAATTTGACACATCCATTAGATATCTACATAATAACCTTCTATAACTGTCTGATCGTGTAATGGAAACACTGGCTAACACGcgtcagagacagagagagagacagagagtgagtgtgtgagtgagtgtgtgtgtggtgatgcTGCTGTAGTCTTCAGTCACGTCTTAAGTTTCTGACACCCAGTCAGGAGTGACATTCCACACACTCCTGACGCCCTTGTAGGAAAGTCTCATCACTGTGGTAAATGACTTTGGTCCTGGCAACCCTGCCCTGCAGCTCATATGGCGTTCTGGTGGTAAGTGAGGTATGATCACCAGCAGTGTTATTTGTTTTGTGCGCGGCCGGTCAGGTGTTGTAAGGGAAACATCTCAGCTGTCCAGAGCGCTGGATGAACATTTATGGAGCATCATAAGGGAAAAGATGATAATTAGCATACACGAAACATGGGTTAGCACATTAGTGTGACAAGAACAGGGATTTCACAGTGAGCTCAAGTGGTCACGTCCTGACTCTTACATCTCTCTTTCCCTTTAGATTTTGGAGTGTGAATTCTACTTGCTGGAGC includes:
- the LOC127435079 gene encoding cyclin-C; this encodes MAGNFWQSSHYLQWVLDKQDLIKERQKDLKFLTEEEYWKLQIFFANVIQALGEHLKLRQQVIATATVYFKRFYARYSLKSIDPVLMAPTCVFLASKVEEFGVVSNTRLISAATSVLKTRFSYAFPKEFPFRMNHILECEFYLLELMDCCLIVYHPYRPLLQYVQDMGQEDMLLPLAWRIVNDTYRTDLCLLYPPFMIALACLHVACVVQQKDARQWFAELSVDMEKILEIIRVILKLYDQWKNFDDRKEMAVVLNKVPKPKPPPNSDNDQSSNGSQNSSYSQS